Proteins from a genomic interval of Rhizobium rhododendri:
- a CDS encoding Wzz/FepE/Etk N-terminal domain-containing protein, whose translation MTNNSPQPWERASRLWRFDTTPAETVNEGPLALLRSAGVLATRHKYKLVVFTTVGLAFGVVYAHSLPKVYTATATLLLEPRRQAAVSGQDGGAQGLDLNRADSELQIIRSERLLSTVFDTLELQKNPEFGPRPPSKVSVMLSSLRAVAESRLRSAFPWTSTALDMAEATPTPVGLGVEEELRKTTDARQAAFLNFTRHIEARRLGQSYVIEIDFSSSERDLPAVVANAAVSAYILQSVAFKLQMAISGTEALQWRLDALNAQVDAATTAIKNGALPAIGTPDADARVIGAALAPLSPSGPRTSLIIALGGVLGLLIGLFSLALNLAFNRKIRSAKELARETGVVCLGILPDAGSRSNATWRSDGYRAAMVVGQPRSPYAAAVRNLRTSIEIACSSVRSERSVVVAIASWDAPSGASTLCLSLAQLISHSGRHVTLFKADVNELPDNASQETSMATNLADILIADVKPEEVIFTHGDCDDIAVLPIHSKNAESNLFADFRDRRVSRLIETARISSDVLLDLPPLTGSTDALALAIHADAVVVVVTEGRTTIDEAIDTIQQLRRAGANVIGTVLNRAKA comes from the coding sequence ATGACGAATAACAGTCCGCAACCTTGGGAGCGCGCTTCGCGACTATGGCGCTTTGACACTACCCCCGCAGAAACTGTCAACGAAGGACCACTTGCACTTCTACGCTCAGCTGGGGTGCTTGCAACTCGTCATAAATATAAACTTGTCGTCTTTACCACAGTCGGTCTTGCGTTCGGAGTGGTCTATGCGCACTCGCTTCCGAAGGTTTACACAGCGACGGCGACCCTTCTCCTGGAACCTCGGCGCCAAGCTGCCGTGTCTGGTCAGGACGGCGGTGCACAGGGGCTCGATTTGAACCGCGCCGACAGTGAATTGCAAATCATTCGTTCCGAGCGTCTTTTGAGTACCGTGTTCGACACGCTCGAACTGCAGAAAAATCCGGAATTCGGTCCGCGCCCTCCATCCAAGGTGAGCGTAATGCTCTCCAGTTTAAGGGCTGTGGCGGAAAGCCGGTTGAGGTCCGCGTTTCCCTGGACTTCCACGGCACTCGACATGGCAGAGGCCACTCCCACCCCTGTCGGCCTGGGGGTAGAGGAAGAGCTTAGAAAGACAACTGATGCTCGCCAGGCGGCATTTTTGAACTTTACCAGACACATCGAGGCTCGCCGTCTTGGCCAATCCTATGTCATAGAAATAGACTTTTCATCCTCTGAGAGAGATTTGCCGGCAGTTGTAGCGAATGCGGCCGTCTCAGCCTACATCTTGCAATCCGTCGCCTTTAAATTGCAGATGGCAATCTCCGGTACCGAGGCCTTACAATGGCGTCTCGATGCACTCAACGCGCAGGTTGACGCTGCCACAACAGCGATCAAAAACGGAGCGTTACCAGCGATCGGAACGCCGGACGCGGATGCCCGCGTCATTGGCGCAGCCTTGGCGCCGTTGAGCCCGTCCGGCCCCAGGACCTCACTCATCATCGCTTTGGGAGGAGTGCTGGGTCTATTGATCGGGTTGTTCAGCCTTGCACTTAACCTGGCCTTCAACCGCAAAATTCGCAGTGCCAAGGAGTTGGCACGAGAGACGGGTGTAGTCTGCCTCGGCATCCTTCCGGATGCAGGTAGCCGCAGCAATGCAACTTGGCGGTCAGATGGCTACAGAGCTGCCATGGTTGTTGGTCAACCCCGCAGTCCATACGCTGCTGCAGTCCGCAATCTTCGAACGTCCATCGAGATTGCTTGCTCGTCGGTCCGCAGCGAACGAAGCGTCGTCGTTGCCATAGCCAGCTGGGACGCACCGAGCGGAGCGTCGACACTTTGCTTGAGTTTGGCCCAATTGATCAGCCATAGCGGCCGCCATGTCACACTGTTCAAAGCTGATGTGAACGAATTGCCTGACAATGCCTCGCAAGAGACATCCATGGCGACGAATCTCGCGGACATCTTGATCGCAGACGTGAAGCCCGAGGAAGTCATATTTACACATGGCGACTGTGATGACATCGCCGTCCTCCCTATTCACTCGAAGAATGCGGAATCAAATCTATTCGCCGACTTCAGAGATCGTCGAGTCTCTCGTCTCATTGAAACAGCTCGCATCTCCAGCGATGTCTTGTTAGATCTGCCACCGCTGACAGGATCGACAGACGCGTTGGCGTTGGCCATACATGCTGATGCTGTTGTGGTGGTCGTTACTGAGGGACGCACGACAATCGATGAGGCCATTGACACAATTCAACAACTGCGCAGGGCCGGAGCAAATGTAATTGGGACCGTCCTTAACCGTGCCAAGGCGTAG
- a CDS encoding glycosyltransferase — MRGGEKVLETLCRMYPSADIYTHAYDPTVISEVIKSHKIVTTFINRLPYSTKLYKKYLPLMPMALEQLDLSEYDLVISSESGPAKGVLPMPGAVHVCYCHSPMRYIWNMYNKYYESSGLVTRMLMPPLAHYLRNWDVATSNRVDHFSANSATVAQRIKTYYRRDAQVIHPPVDTNAFKAAAMHDVGDYYLMVGELVSYKRPDLAVIACNLLKAKLVVIGGGEMLERIRKLAGPTVTILGPQPFDVLRHHYAHCRALIFPGEEDFGIVPVEAMASGRPVIAYGRGGATETVIADESGVFFDVQTTEALIDAIERLEKIDFNPAAAVRRAGDFTTNAFVERFGAFVDEAISPARAMRTA; from the coding sequence ATGCGTGGTGGCGAAAAGGTCCTCGAAACACTCTGCAGGATGTATCCATCTGCTGATATCTACACACATGCATATGACCCAACGGTCATATCAGAAGTAATAAAGAGTCATAAAATTGTCACTACATTTATAAATCGGCTGCCATATTCTACTAAGCTATATAAAAAATACCTTCCATTGATGCCAATGGCCTTAGAGCAACTTGATCTAAGTGAGTATGATCTTGTGATAAGCAGTGAATCGGGGCCAGCAAAAGGAGTTCTGCCTATGCCGGGCGCGGTTCACGTCTGTTACTGTCATTCCCCCATGAGATACATCTGGAATATGTATAATAAATATTATGAGAGCTCTGGATTGGTCACGCGAATGCTGATGCCTCCGCTTGCTCACTACTTGCGCAACTGGGATGTTGCGACATCTAACAGGGTCGATCACTTCTCTGCTAATTCCGCAACCGTTGCTCAGCGTATCAAAACTTACTACCGGCGCGACGCCCAGGTAATCCATCCTCCTGTTGATACCAATGCATTCAAGGCGGCCGCCATGCATGATGTCGGCGATTATTATCTGATGGTCGGAGAACTGGTCAGTTACAAGAGGCCGGATTTGGCCGTGATTGCCTGCAACCTCCTGAAAGCCAAGCTTGTCGTGATTGGCGGCGGAGAGATGCTCGAGCGAATAAGAAAACTTGCTGGACCGACTGTGACTATCTTGGGGCCGCAACCGTTTGACGTATTGAGGCACCACTATGCCCATTGCCGCGCGCTCATCTTTCCAGGGGAGGAAGATTTTGGGATTGTTCCTGTGGAGGCCATGGCCAGCGGTCGTCCTGTTATCGCCTACGGGAGAGGAGGGGCGACAGAAACGGTTATCGCGGATGAAAGCGGGGTCTTTTTCGATGTCCAGACCACGGAGGCGCTTATAGACGCCATCGAGAGGCTCGAAAAGATTGATTTCAATCCCGCCGCTGCTGTCAGGCGTGCCGGAGACTTCACCACCAATGCCTTCGTGGAGAGGTTTGGCGCTTTTGTCGATGAGGCGATCAGTCCCGCTCGTGCGATGAGGACGGCATAA
- a CDS encoding sugar transferase, translated as MKSVDLITGFDASEEPTANIASIPPPVTVDHRKAEDRFGSFFKYLIDAFLALIALVALLPLITMVSLILLATQGAPILIAHRRIGKRGVPFHCFKFRTMVKNSDEVLEKHLKDNPEIQAEWNASRKLKKDPRVTAFGRSLRRSSIDELPQLLNVLRGDMSLVGPRPITQSETLFYGPHIADYIAVRPGLTGLWQVSGRSETSYSERVEIDVRYVAERSLVGDFVIMAKTIPAVLSTRGSY; from the coding sequence ATGAAAAGCGTCGATCTGATCACTGGCTTTGACGCATCGGAGGAGCCTACTGCGAATATTGCATCTATCCCGCCGCCGGTAACTGTAGATCACCGAAAAGCAGAGGATAGATTTGGAAGTTTCTTCAAATACCTGATAGATGCCTTTTTAGCCTTAATCGCTCTGGTGGCGTTGCTGCCATTGATCACAATGGTGTCCCTGATTTTACTGGCGACCCAAGGGGCGCCTATCCTGATAGCCCATCGCCGCATCGGAAAGCGCGGCGTGCCGTTTCACTGCTTCAAGTTCCGCACTATGGTGAAAAACAGCGATGAGGTCCTGGAGAAGCACCTGAAGGATAATCCAGAGATACAAGCAGAATGGAATGCGAGTCGAAAGCTCAAGAAAGACCCTAGGGTAACGGCATTTGGGCGCAGTTTGCGTCGCAGCAGCATCGACGAGCTTCCACAGCTATTGAATGTGCTTCGTGGGGATATGAGTTTGGTGGGTCCTCGCCCTATCACACAAAGCGAGACTTTATTCTACGGACCTCACATTGCTGACTACATAGCCGTTCGACCGGGATTGACGGGTCTCTGGCAGGTGAGCGGCAGAAGCGAGACAAGCTATTCCGAGCGTGTCGAAATTGACGTTCGCTACGTGGCAGAGCGAAGTTTAGTTGGCGATTTCGTCATTATGGCAAAAACTATTCCGGCCGTTCTCAGTACGCGTGGCAGCTATTGA
- a CDS encoding lipopolysaccharide biosynthesis protein has product MLAFKAVQGASWLIVSRFAGKIVDFFTLLVLARILTPSDFGLAALGMSLVAVVDTVLEMPVTQALLRLDVIDKTHLDTGFTLSILRSVLIAIIIFCAAWPFSFFNDNSALVPLVAVLTVGPFVKGFNSPAMVHFARDLDFRRAFMMEFSGKFFSFFLTISIVLLGGGYWAIAANFVSNCIISAIVSYVLAPYRPAFSLARFSDFSSFIGWFSGSQLVSALNWQFDRVFIGAATDNATLGRYAIASDLAGLPSQSVIGPAMQSVMSAFSRISGDVERLRLAFLKTARFAMLISLPICVGISLTADLLTEILLGAKWQGAAPALSILALSVITTPYFQTLYSVGLAVNRPNILFKLNAIDLMLRIILISTGILLYSYIGASVARVLLSVIMFGFYVLEARRLLSLNIVVQLKNLWKVGAANGCMAVIVLALRYQLVGYPLNHTVELVMVSAAGAVAYTLSLLALGMRLSVGRGRFEIIDQA; this is encoded by the coding sequence ATGCTTGCCTTTAAAGCGGTTCAGGGTGCTAGCTGGCTAATCGTCTCGCGGTTCGCAGGAAAAATAGTCGACTTCTTTACATTGCTAGTTTTGGCACGGATTTTAACACCATCGGACTTCGGGCTAGCCGCCTTGGGTATGTCTCTTGTTGCAGTGGTGGACACTGTGCTCGAGATGCCCGTGACCCAAGCGCTATTGCGCTTAGACGTAATCGATAAGACGCATCTCGATACGGGTTTTACGTTGAGCATCCTGAGAAGCGTACTGATTGCGATCATCATCTTTTGCGCTGCATGGCCCTTTTCATTCTTCAATGATAACAGCGCGCTTGTACCCCTTGTCGCAGTTTTGACGGTTGGCCCCTTCGTCAAAGGTTTCAACAGCCCCGCGATGGTTCATTTCGCGCGTGATTTGGACTTTAGACGGGCCTTCATGATGGAGTTCAGCGGCAAATTTTTCTCATTCTTTTTGACGATCTCGATCGTCTTATTGGGCGGTGGATACTGGGCGATTGCTGCGAATTTTGTGTCAAACTGCATCATTTCGGCAATCGTATCCTATGTACTGGCACCCTACAGGCCGGCATTCTCACTGGCACGCTTCTCAGACTTCTCGAGTTTTATAGGTTGGTTCAGTGGGTCTCAGCTTGTCTCCGCATTGAATTGGCAATTCGACCGCGTTTTCATCGGAGCGGCCACAGATAATGCAACACTTGGCCGATACGCGATTGCAAGCGATTTGGCTGGGTTGCCATCGCAGAGTGTGATTGGGCCTGCCATGCAGTCTGTCATGTCAGCATTTTCGCGTATTTCCGGGGATGTGGAGCGTCTCAGGCTCGCATTTTTAAAGACTGCCCGTTTTGCGATGTTGATATCGTTGCCGATCTGCGTGGGGATTTCCCTGACGGCAGATCTGCTGACGGAGATATTGCTTGGTGCAAAATGGCAAGGTGCTGCGCCGGCACTGAGTATCCTCGCCCTGTCAGTGATCACGACGCCGTATTTCCAAACCCTTTATTCGGTGGGTTTGGCGGTGAATCGCCCAAATATTCTCTTCAAACTAAATGCCATAGACCTGATGTTGCGGATTATTCTAATTTCGACGGGTATCTTGCTCTACTCCTACATAGGCGCGAGCGTAGCGAGAGTGCTCCTGTCTGTCATCATGTTCGGCTTCTACGTTTTGGAGGCTCGCCGATTGCTGTCGCTCAACATAGTTGTTCAGTTAAAAAATCTCTGGAAAGTGGGGGCAGCCAACGGGTGCATGGCGGTCATCGTTCTAGCATTGCGTTACCAACTTGTCGGGTATCCATTGAACCATACCGTTGAGTTGGTGATGGTGTCTGCGGCTGGAGCAGTCGCCTATACGCTTTCCCTTCTGGCACTGGGGATGAGACTTTCCGTCGGCCGCGGCAGGTTCGAAATCATTGACCAGGCATGA
- a CDS encoding NAD(P)-binding protein, translating into MTDNLIHQDRASYFLEEEFDAVVLGAGISGLVSAAILSRQGHRNILIIDDYEHVGGNHLDWSSNGYTFDIGSLVFQDDSPLLFYFPELLSLYLPIEPEWARLNPQGMVTSYPISIRDDIFGSGPVGTVRIFASVIFSRLFRRRMDNAHDFARFWIGEYLLGRSGLESYMQRFYGISTTEIDIDLAKKRMMWISEHASLRKLLARLLPRRPSGKPNRQLARPKAGFSALYKVAVDKLETEGVAVSLSAQMRSIEKAGSQFRLRTKDRIVVTSRLISTIPIERTVALCGLDPGPPLETITLIGLFFSFKGDRGFRQPIIYNFSYKGAWKRLTMHSDFYGLVDAREYFGAEVIAHHAGGTIESAEADFREHVSENGLFKGELRLEGARVLSHAYPIYRRGAAQHAAEAIEKLRVFGIESFGRQGGFNYQPTARSSTVEAEEALRPAA; encoded by the coding sequence ATGACCGACAACCTTATTCATCAGGACCGCGCATCCTATTTCCTTGAGGAAGAATTTGACGCAGTTGTACTTGGTGCTGGAATATCGGGGCTCGTATCGGCGGCCATTTTATCGCGTCAAGGACACCGTAACATTCTCATCATTGACGACTATGAGCACGTTGGTGGAAACCACCTGGACTGGTCCTCAAATGGTTATACTTTTGATATTGGCAGCTTAGTTTTCCAGGATGATTCACCGCTCCTGTTCTATTTCCCAGAATTGCTATCTCTGTATCTACCAATTGAGCCGGAGTGGGCGCGATTGAACCCACAGGGAATGGTGACGAGCTATCCAATCTCGATCCGCGATGACATCTTTGGTAGTGGCCCCGTGGGCACCGTCAGGATATTCGCATCGGTCATCTTTTCTCGTCTCTTCAGGCGGCGAATGGACAATGCGCACGACTTTGCGCGCTTCTGGATAGGGGAATACCTGCTGGGACGTTCTGGGCTGGAGTCGTACATGCAGCGCTTCTACGGCATCTCGACCACAGAGATCGATATCGATTTGGCCAAAAAGCGCATGATGTGGATCAGCGAGCACGCGTCGTTGCGAAAGCTACTAGCGCGGTTGCTCCCGCGACGACCTTCGGGCAAACCAAATCGGCAATTGGCCAGGCCGAAAGCCGGCTTCAGCGCTTTGTATAAAGTGGCTGTTGACAAGCTTGAGACCGAGGGGGTCGCTGTCAGTTTGTCGGCGCAAATGAGAAGCATTGAGAAAGCCGGAAGTCAGTTTCGGTTGCGCACGAAAGATCGGATCGTCGTCACCAGCAGACTTATATCTACCATTCCGATCGAACGGACGGTCGCACTATGCGGCTTGGACCCCGGCCCTCCTCTCGAAACAATAACGCTGATCGGATTGTTTTTCAGTTTCAAAGGCGACCGCGGTTTCCGCCAGCCAATTATCTACAATTTCTCGTACAAAGGCGCTTGGAAGCGGCTGACTATGCATTCGGATTTTTACGGCCTGGTTGACGCTCGAGAGTATTTTGGTGCCGAGGTCATCGCCCATCACGCAGGCGGTACGATTGAGAGCGCTGAAGCAGATTTTCGTGAACACGTCTCTGAAAACGGCCTTTTCAAAGGCGAGCTTAGATTGGAAGGCGCCCGCGTGCTTAGCCATGCCTATCCTATCTACAGACGGGGAGCCGCCCAACATGCAGCAGAGGCAATAGAAAAACTGCGCGTATTCGGCATTGAATCTTTCGGTCGACAAGGCGGGTTCAATTATCAACCCACTGCACGATCTTCAACTGTGGAGGCCGAAGAAGCGCTCCGTCCAGCAGCTTAA
- a CDS encoding glycosyltransferase, protein MSETASFTINGRFLVQKATGVQRYATNVVKALDQLLATSAKRVKIVSPRGARDLGLANLSLIEAGPLAGHSWEQIILPVRCQGRLLNLCNTAPLLKTDQILCIHDANVFASPESYGRTFRAAYQTLQPVLAQRSARVTAVSHAAARQIARHLPVSLKDIAVIPNGHEHALKWDPAKAQIAPDFIQVLEATTGRPFVLVLGSRARHKNLSLLVNAAPDLDAIGINLVVAGGGDGIYAADILQSRPNVKFIGRVTDDDLAYLLDNALCLAFPSFTEGFGLPIIEAMARGCPVVASDCASMPEVCGDAALMASPNDAKAWVDSIRALVLSPELRTDLVGRGHEQAQRFRWCDAAAVYLDLLERPSSQAQSYNPPQPRLPRTAVVVATRGRPEVVKATVQYLLGTQTFAPEALIVSCVNLADAGDLVDNPAVTVLTGPPGLAAQRNTALGALPPTAEIVAFFDDDFIADKEWLRKAAATFRDESQVIGFTGRVLKDGITGDAVSFDEGLRLIDSAPPCDWTWIEPYSPYGCNMAFRVSAIGDTRFDERLVLYGWLEDRDFAAAIAKPGGRLVKGADAFGVHMGVKSGRVAGDRLGYSQIANPIYLLLKGTMSSKRVFTHIGANMLSNFVKALKPEPFIDRRGRAKGNLIAIADVVCGKITPEKAAMLSSASRTLKVNVGAKSR, encoded by the coding sequence ATGAGTGAGACGGCATCCTTCACGATCAACGGTCGCTTCCTTGTCCAGAAGGCAACTGGCGTGCAGCGGTACGCGACAAATGTTGTCAAAGCGTTGGATCAGTTGTTGGCGACATCTGCGAAGCGCGTGAAGATTGTATCGCCACGGGGCGCTCGCGATCTCGGCTTGGCGAATCTGAGCCTCATTGAGGCTGGCCCACTCGCTGGCCACTCCTGGGAGCAAATCATACTGCCAGTGCGATGCCAGGGGCGTCTTTTGAACCTGTGCAACACGGCGCCGCTTTTAAAGACCGATCAAATCCTGTGTATTCACGACGCAAATGTCTTTGCGTCCCCCGAGAGCTACGGGCGCACGTTCCGCGCAGCCTATCAGACACTGCAGCCGGTGCTGGCGCAACGATCAGCCCGCGTCACCGCCGTGTCTCACGCTGCAGCCCGTCAAATCGCACGGCATTTGCCCGTCTCCCTCAAAGATATTGCCGTTATTCCCAATGGACATGAACACGCCTTGAAATGGGATCCGGCAAAAGCCCAGATTGCACCTGACTTCATTCAAGTCCTGGAAGCAACGACAGGACGTCCGTTTGTACTGGTTCTGGGATCACGGGCGCGCCACAAAAATCTGTCGTTGCTCGTCAATGCGGCGCCAGATCTGGATGCGATTGGAATCAATCTTGTGGTTGCCGGTGGCGGAGATGGAATCTACGCGGCCGACATTCTTCAAAGTCGGCCCAACGTAAAATTTATCGGGCGCGTGACAGACGACGATCTAGCCTATCTACTCGACAATGCCCTCTGCTTAGCTTTTCCATCGTTTACGGAGGGCTTCGGCCTTCCGATTATCGAAGCTATGGCGCGCGGCTGCCCGGTTGTCGCGTCCGACTGTGCCAGCATGCCCGAAGTCTGTGGAGATGCAGCTCTAATGGCGTCCCCGAACGATGCTAAGGCTTGGGTCGACAGCATTCGGGCCCTGGTGCTTTCGCCCGAATTGCGTACCGATCTTGTCGGGCGCGGTCACGAGCAAGCGCAACGCTTTCGATGGTGCGACGCAGCTGCAGTTTATCTCGATTTGCTCGAGAGACCCTCGTCGCAGGCACAATCCTATAATCCACCGCAGCCACGCCTTCCCCGCACGGCCGTGGTTGTCGCGACAAGGGGACGGCCTGAGGTTGTGAAGGCGACTGTTCAATATCTGCTTGGTACGCAAACATTTGCGCCTGAGGCATTGATCGTCTCATGCGTCAATCTTGCAGATGCCGGCGATCTTGTTGACAACCCGGCGGTGACCGTGTTGACGGGCCCTCCGGGTCTTGCCGCACAGCGAAACACCGCGCTTGGCGCATTGCCGCCGACTGCCGAGATCGTGGCTTTTTTCGACGACGATTTCATCGCAGATAAAGAATGGCTTAGGAAGGCCGCCGCGACGTTTCGCGACGAAAGCCAGGTCATTGGCTTTACCGGTCGCGTCCTCAAAGACGGCATCACTGGAGATGCCGTCTCCTTCGACGAGGGCCTCCGTCTCATCGATTCCGCCCCGCCTTGCGATTGGACATGGATAGAGCCCTACAGTCCTTACGGCTGCAATATGGCGTTTCGCGTCAGCGCCATTGGCGACACGCGCTTCGATGAGCGGTTGGTACTGTATGGCTGGCTTGAGGACCGGGATTTTGCAGCAGCCATTGCAAAACCGGGCGGTCGGCTCGTCAAGGGCGCTGATGCTTTCGGCGTCCATATGGGAGTCAAAAGCGGCCGCGTCGCAGGAGACCGCCTCGGCTACTCTCAGATCGCCAATCCCATTTATCTCCTATTGAAGGGTACCATGTCGTCAAAGCGGGTCTTTACGCACATCGGTGCAAACATGCTGAGCAATTTCGTAAAAGCCCTGAAGCCGGAGCCGTTTATTGACCGACGCGGGCGAGCCAAGGGCAACTTGATTGCCATCGCAGATGTGGTGTGTGGGAAAATCACGCCTGAGAAGGCCGCAATGCTGTCCTCTGCAAGCCGTACGCTTAAAGTCAATGTAGGAGCGAAGTCGAGATGA